The following are from one region of the Paenibacillus sp. KS-LC4 genome:
- a CDS encoding threonine/serine exporter family protein: MDYANNDSQDIASICLLAGKIILQNGGETYRVEDTMVRIAEAYGVANAYSYVTPTGIIFALDGAAQSTRLVRISERSTNLEKVTLVNDISRRICQGSMQRHEAYKQLQDIEQAADGYPAWLKVLVAAIASGCFLIMFRGSWNDFLPVALASGVGFLCLLTLHRIMPITFFASFLSAVISGSLAVLMVWLGFGHNLDKIIIGSIMPLVPGLHITNAVRDLMAGHLVSGLSKGAEAFLIAFAIGAGIAFVLSVYS; encoded by the coding sequence ATGGATTACGCTAATAATGATAGTCAGGATATTGCGAGCATTTGCTTGCTTGCGGGTAAAATTATTTTGCAAAATGGCGGGGAAACGTACCGGGTTGAGGATACAATGGTACGGATCGCCGAGGCTTACGGCGTGGCGAATGCTTACAGCTATGTGACGCCAACGGGCATTATTTTTGCGCTGGATGGCGCTGCGCAATCGACGAGGCTCGTTCGGATTTCGGAGCGCTCGACGAATTTGGAGAAGGTGACGCTCGTCAATGATATTTCCAGGCGCATTTGCCAAGGAAGCATGCAGCGTCATGAGGCTTATAAGCAATTACAGGATATTGAACAGGCGGCGGATGGTTATCCGGCTTGGCTTAAGGTGCTGGTTGCCGCTATTGCAAGCGGCTGCTTCCTGATTATGTTCCGCGGCAGCTGGAACGACTTTCTTCCGGTGGCGCTTGCGAGCGGCGTCGGCTTTTTGTGCTTGCTGACGCTGCACCGCATTATGCCGATTACTTTTTTCGCGAGCTTCTTATCGGCGGTCATTAGCGGCTCGTTGGCTGTGCTGATGGTGTGGCTCGGCTTTGGGCATAATTTGGATAAAATCATTATCGGCTCCATCATGCCGCTCGTGCCCGGTCTTCATATTACGAATGCGGTAAGGGACTTGATGGCGGGGCATCTCGTTTCGGGTCTGTCCAAGGGAGCCGAGGCCTTTTTAATTGCTTTTGCCATCGGTGCGGGCATTGCTTTCGTGTTGTCCGTATATTCGTAG
- a CDS encoding MATE family efflux transporter codes for MGFKLGVKRERDNSLFFLTWPIFLELFLFMMMGTADTFMLSKLSDNAVSGVGASNQYLHIMLLIMEVIGNGASIVVAQYIGSRKLVEAAQLSALAISLNLLVGLLMSVSCLLFGHVILQGLNLQGEVLVYAQSYLRIVGSFIFLQAIINSLSAIIRVYGFTKEAMLVSLGMNIIHLVGNYVLIFGKFGFPELGVEGAAISTVVSRLLAMLVFFWLMNRVMVFKVKLHYFFKMSKEFIGKILKIGVPSAFEQVMYHSCQMIFLYYVTFLGEASLSARQYASNISVLIYLFAMAVGMGTAIMVGRYVGGGRSDAAYKQVLASVLWASGATMVMLVVVLLFREQLMGLFTDDVDIIRLGANVLLYSIVLETGRTINIILVNSLRASGDAKFPLWIGMVTMVGISVPLGYYLVFHLDMGLAGIWLAIATDEWLRAVIMYFRWKSRKWERHALVKPDFVEHTASH; via the coding sequence TTGGGATTTAAGCTGGGGGTTAAGCGGGAACGGGACAATAGTCTCTTTTTCTTGACTTGGCCGATATTTTTGGAGCTATTTTTGTTTATGATGATGGGAACGGCAGACACGTTCATGCTTAGCAAGCTGTCCGATAATGCGGTTTCCGGCGTAGGTGCATCCAATCAATATTTGCACATTATGCTGCTTATTATGGAGGTTATCGGCAACGGGGCATCCATTGTGGTTGCGCAATATATAGGCTCACGGAAGCTGGTCGAGGCTGCGCAGCTGTCGGCGCTGGCCATTTCGCTCAATCTGCTGGTAGGCTTATTAATGAGTGTCTCTTGCTTGTTATTTGGCCATGTCATACTTCAGGGCTTGAATCTGCAAGGGGAAGTATTGGTCTATGCGCAAAGCTATTTGCGAATTGTAGGCAGCTTTATTTTTTTACAGGCGATTATTAATTCACTTTCTGCAATTATTCGGGTATACGGCTTCACGAAGGAAGCCATGCTGGTATCATTGGGAATGAATATTATACATTTAGTCGGCAATTATGTGCTGATCTTTGGCAAATTCGGTTTTCCCGAGCTTGGTGTTGAAGGAGCGGCCATTTCGACGGTTGTCAGCCGGCTGCTGGCGATGCTGGTGTTTTTCTGGCTGATGAATCGGGTTATGGTATTTAAGGTGAAGCTGCATTATTTTTTCAAGATGTCGAAGGAGTTTATTGGCAAAATATTAAAGATCGGTGTTCCATCGGCCTTCGAGCAGGTGATGTACCATAGCTGCCAGATGATCTTTCTGTATTATGTGACGTTTCTCGGTGAAGCGTCCTTGTCGGCTCGGCAGTACGCCTCGAATATATCGGTGCTGATCTATTTATTTGCGATGGCGGTTGGCATGGGTACGGCGATTATGGTAGGCCGTTACGTAGGCGGCGGGCGCAGCGACGCTGCGTATAAGCAGGTATTGGCAAGCGTGCTGTGGGCCAGCGGAGCGACGATGGTCATGCTTGTAGTCGTGCTGCTGTTCCGCGAGCAGCTAATGGGTCTGTTCACGGATGATGTTGACATTATACGACTAGGGGCAAATGTGCTGCTGTACAGCATTGTGCTGGAGACCGGGCGGACGATCAATATTATATTGGTCAATTCGCTGCGAGCGTCCGGGGATGCGAAGTTTCCGCTCTGGATTGGGATGGTTACAATGGTCGGCATAAGCGTACCGCTCGGCTATTATCTTGTTTTTCATTTGGACATGGGGCTGGCGGGCATTTGGCTGGCTATTGCGACGGATGAGTGGCTGCGTGCGGTCATTATGTATTTCCGGTGGAAGAGCCGGAAGTGGGAACGGCATGCGCTGGTGAAACCGGACTTTGTAGAGCATACAGCCTCTCATTAA
- a CDS encoding histidine kinase N-terminal 7TM domain-containing protein: protein MNMTISNYIVIVSISSVLSALLAIYGYLIKSSFAGMRAYIWTSICSAIYTFGFAFELASDSLAEIRFWIGVEYLGLPFISPAMLVLILYFTGMDRFVTRKMLIWLFTIPFITLLLVVTNEWHHIFYRSIFLRPNESVIVADIVFGEWYIINGSFTFGCLVVSAYLLLRQWNHTKMMYRKQLLMMAAGIFIPMTASFIYLLDLTPHGMDIVPPLMFITSILHIWAILTSNILKAAPIARERIFESMRDGVIVLDTNGRIVDYNRSASLMIASLKPTVIGMPFEDIWLFHTGQAVDFIHYDEEFKHHEREVRWIQLHTGLPLFYLVRSSPVHSRKGDMIGRTIVLMDITEKAILQEKLKHMATTDGLTGISNRTYFLEQARLLLNKALQNQQPFALILFDIDHFKTINDRFGHDIGDLALCHVVAVCQEQLRDSDLFGRYGGEEFIICLPAAAPAEAGELAEKLRKAIADRPLLTQAGTIPLSASFGAAGITAAELAELDEMIREADKALYQSKHMGRNAVHIFSK from the coding sequence ATGAATATGACGATCTCCAATTATATTGTTATTGTATCGATTTCAAGCGTACTCAGCGCCTTGCTTGCCATTTACGGATATTTAATAAAATCCAGCTTTGCCGGGATGAGAGCCTATATTTGGACCTCGATTTGCTCAGCTATCTACACCTTCGGCTTTGCTTTTGAATTGGCAAGCGATTCGTTAGCCGAAATTCGATTCTGGATTGGCGTTGAGTATTTGGGACTGCCTTTCATATCCCCCGCTATGCTAGTGCTCATTCTGTATTTTACTGGAATGGATCGCTTCGTTACCCGTAAAATGCTGATCTGGCTTTTTACGATTCCCTTCATTACTTTATTGCTGGTCGTAACGAATGAATGGCATCATATATTTTACCGTTCGATATTTTTACGTCCCAATGAGTCGGTCATTGTCGCCGATATTGTCTTTGGGGAATGGTATATCATAAATGGAAGCTTTACGTTCGGCTGTCTGGTTGTAAGTGCATACCTGCTGCTTCGCCAATGGAACCACACCAAGATGATGTACCGCAAGCAGCTTCTAATGATGGCAGCCGGCATTTTCATTCCCATGACCGCCTCCTTCATATATTTGCTTGATCTGACGCCTCACGGCATGGATATTGTGCCTCCGCTCATGTTTATCACTTCCATTTTGCACATTTGGGCGATTTTGACGTCAAATATATTGAAGGCCGCGCCTATTGCCCGAGAACGTATTTTCGAAAGCATGCGCGACGGCGTTATTGTACTGGATACGAACGGGAGAATCGTCGATTATAATCGCTCTGCGTCGCTAATGATCGCTTCGCTGAAGCCTACGGTTATTGGAATGCCTTTCGAGGATATATGGCTTTTCCATACGGGACAAGCCGTTGATTTCATTCATTATGATGAGGAGTTCAAGCATCATGAGCGGGAGGTGCGCTGGATTCAGCTGCATACGGGCTTGCCGTTGTTCTATCTCGTGCGTTCATCGCCTGTCCACAGCCGCAAGGGCGATATGATCGGAAGAACGATTGTACTGATGGATATTACAGAGAAAGCAATTCTTCAGGAGAAGCTGAAGCATATGGCTACAACAGATGGACTGACTGGCATATCCAATCGGACCTATTTTTTAGAGCAAGCAAGGCTTCTGCTGAACAAGGCGCTGCAAAATCAACAGCCGTTTGCGCTTATTTTATTCGATATTGACCATTTCAAAACGATAAATGACCGCTTCGGCCATGACATTGGCGATTTAGCCCTCTGTCATGTCGTAGCGGTCTGCCAAGAACAGCTTCGCGATAGCGATCTATTTGGACGTTACGGTGGAGAAGAATTTATTATTTGTCTTCCAGCTGCTGCACCCGCTGAAGCAGGGGAGCTTGCCGAGAAGCTGCGCAAGGCCATTGCAGATCGTCCGCTGCTGACACAAGCTGGTACCATTCCTTTATCTGCAAGCTTTGGCGCAGCTGGGATAACGGCGGCGGAGCTTGCTGAACTAGACGAGATGATTCGCGAAGCCGATAAGGCGCTGTACCAATCCAAGCATATGGGACGCAATGCCGTTCATATTTTTAGCAAATGA
- a CDS encoding NAD(P)H-binding protein: MQITLLGATGRVGREVMLRALADGHRVHALVRSADKLGLSHPQLTAIVGDAREEAALKQAVADSSVVISGLGTDGGDTLSACFPLLLAVMEQQEIHRLVTVGTAGILESRSEPGLLRYQSSESKRRSTRAAEEHHAVLRLLQASAELLNWTLVCPTYLPDGPYTGTYRTEQDYLPEGGLQITVGDTADFTYREAVGGAFFRCRVGLAE; the protein is encoded by the coding sequence ATGCAAATTACTTTATTAGGCGCTACAGGCCGCGTCGGGCGTGAAGTCATGCTGCGCGCCCTTGCGGATGGACATCGCGTCCATGCCTTGGTGCGCTCAGCAGACAAGCTTGGGCTTTCGCATCCGCAATTGACAGCGATCGTCGGAGATGCCCGCGAAGAAGCTGCGCTCAAGCAAGCAGTTGCAGACAGCAGCGTTGTCATTAGCGGTTTAGGAACGGACGGCGGGGATACACTCTCCGCCTGCTTTCCACTCCTTCTTGCTGTCATGGAGCAGCAAGAAATCCATCGTTTAGTGACGGTTGGAACAGCCGGAATCTTGGAGAGCCGCAGTGAGCCCGGGCTGCTTCGCTATCAATCGAGCGAATCGAAACGCCGGTCTACTCGAGCTGCTGAGGAGCATCATGCTGTACTTCGCCTGCTTCAAGCATCTGCCGAGCTGCTAAATTGGACGCTTGTCTGCCCAACTTATTTGCCGGATGGGCCATATACTGGCACTTACCGTACCGAGCAAGACTATTTGCCTGAAGGCGGGCTGCAAATTACCGTTGGCGATACCGCCGACTTCACCTACCGTGAGGCAGTCGGCGGAGCCTTCTTCCGATGCAGGGTTGGCTTAGCCGAGTAG
- a CDS encoding glutathione peroxidase gives MSIYDIEVKKITGAQETLAPYKGKVMLIVNTATKCGFAPQFKGLQQLQDTYGEQGLVVLGFPSGQFMNQELEGDAEIAQACELNHGVSFPLFGKIDVNGNGAHPLYQHLTNEARGVLGSKAIKWNFTKFLVDRDGKVVKRFGPNDKPEDLVEDIKKLLG, from the coding sequence ATGTCCATTTATGACATCGAAGTGAAGAAGATTACAGGTGCGCAGGAGACGCTGGCGCCTTATAAAGGCAAAGTAATGCTGATTGTTAATACAGCTACCAAATGTGGATTCGCACCTCAATTCAAAGGCCTTCAGCAATTGCAGGATACGTATGGCGAGCAAGGGCTTGTGGTTCTAGGTTTTCCAAGTGGACAGTTTATGAATCAGGAGCTGGAGGGTGATGCGGAAATTGCGCAGGCTTGCGAGCTTAACCACGGGGTATCCTTTCCGCTGTTTGGCAAAATAGATGTTAACGGCAATGGCGCGCACCCACTGTACCAGCACCTGACGAATGAAGCTCGCGGAGTGCTGGGCTCGAAGGCAATCAAGTGGAATTTTACGAAGTTTCTAGTAGACCGGGACGGCAAGGTGGTCAAACGGTTTGGGCCGAATGATAAGCCGGAGGATCTTGTAGAAGATATTAAAAAGCTACTCGGCTAA
- a CDS encoding MarR family transcriptional regulator, with protein MNEDEWMKLDNQVCFSLYACSREITKLYRPVLSELGLTYTQYVTLLSLWEQDKVTMKELGARLLLDSGTLTPLLKKLEGMSLITRIRDKSDERNLVIQLTDAGRELKKRVADVPKRVYGGLDITPEEFHAVHKQVRDLLGKIEGAQQPT; from the coding sequence ATGAATGAAGATGAATGGATGAAGCTCGATAATCAAGTTTGCTTTTCCTTATATGCCTGCTCGCGGGAAATTACTAAGCTATACCGCCCTGTACTTTCTGAGCTCGGCTTAACGTATACGCAATATGTCACCCTGCTGTCCTTGTGGGAACAAGACAAGGTGACGATGAAAGAGCTTGGCGCGAGACTGCTGCTTGACTCAGGTACGCTAACCCCGCTGCTTAAGAAGCTGGAAGGCATGAGCCTGATTACCCGCATTCGCGATAAATCCGACGAGCGCAATCTCGTTATTCAGTTGACGGATGCTGGCCGCGAGCTTAAAAAACGGGTTGCCGATGTTCCGAAACGCGTTTATGGCGGCTTGGACATTACGCCTGAGGAATTTCATGCCGTTCATAAGCAAGTACGAGACCTGCTTGGCAAAATAGAAGGCGCACAGCAGCCGACCTAA
- a CDS encoding GntR family transcriptional regulator — protein MSLSIDDSRPIFMQIAERIEDDIIQGLLPEESQVPSKNQFAAFYQINPATAAKGVNQLVDQGILYKKRGIGMFVAAGSRTLLMEKRREQFFEQYVVTMMHEAEKLGITAEQLSDMIRRGGTKP, from the coding sequence ATGAGCTTAAGCATCGACGATAGCAGACCGATTTTCATGCAAATTGCCGAGCGCATCGAGGACGATATCATTCAAGGGCTGCTGCCTGAAGAATCGCAGGTGCCTTCGAAAAATCAATTTGCAGCCTTTTACCAGATTAACCCCGCCACAGCAGCGAAAGGTGTCAATCAGCTAGTAGATCAAGGCATTCTTTATAAGAAAAGAGGGATTGGCATGTTTGTTGCGGCAGGTTCAAGAACCTTATTGATGGAGAAGCGTCGTGAGCAGTTTTTCGAGCAGTATGTGGTGACGATGATGCATGAGGCAGAGAAGCTGGGCATTACGGCAGAGCAGCTCTCAGATATGATCAGAAGAGGAGGAACCAAGCCATGA
- a CDS encoding ABC transporter ATP-binding protein, producing the protein MSPIAELKRVTKAYGNFKAVNEVSFTLESDKIYGLLGRNGAGKTTIMHMLTAQLFATSGELTVFGEAPYENNRVLSQICFIKESQKYPDNYRLLDVLELSASLFPNWDRTYANKLVQDFQLPLKRKIKKMSRGMHSSVGIIVGLASRAPLTIFDEPYLGLDAVARNLFYGHLLEDYAEHPRTVVLSSHLIDEVSQLLEHVIVIDKGSILINEDAELLRGRAFTVAGSASEVESFLVGKTVISRDPFGALLSATVDGTLRAEDRKQAMAKGLELGSVSLQQLIIHLTNGKTERKAAD; encoded by the coding sequence ATGAGCCCTATTGCAGAGCTAAAGCGGGTTACGAAAGCCTATGGAAATTTCAAGGCCGTCAACGAGGTCAGTTTCACACTGGAGTCTGATAAAATATATGGTTTGCTAGGACGCAATGGCGCTGGGAAAACGACGATTATGCACATGCTGACGGCCCAATTGTTCGCGACCAGTGGCGAGCTTACCGTCTTTGGCGAAGCCCCTTATGAAAATAACCGTGTACTGAGCCAAATTTGTTTTATTAAGGAGAGTCAGAAATACCCTGACAATTACCGCCTGCTCGATGTACTGGAGCTGTCCGCCTCACTGTTTCCGAACTGGGACCGCACCTACGCGAATAAGTTAGTTCAGGATTTCCAGCTGCCATTGAAGCGTAAAATTAAAAAAATGTCGCGCGGCATGCATTCCTCCGTCGGCATTATTGTTGGACTAGCGAGCCGCGCCCCGCTGACGATTTTTGATGAGCCTTATTTGGGGCTTGACGCTGTGGCCAGAAATTTATTTTATGGTCATTTGCTGGAGGATTATGCAGAGCACCCTCGCACGGTCGTCCTTTCCTCACACCTTATTGATGAGGTTAGCCAGCTTCTTGAGCACGTGATTGTCATCGACAAGGGCTCGATATTGATTAACGAGGATGCCGAGCTGCTCCGGGGTCGTGCCTTCACAGTAGCAGGCTCCGCTTCCGAGGTCGAGTCGTTTCTCGTCGGCAAAACCGTGATCTCCCGCGACCCCTTTGGCGCCTTGCTGTCCGCCACTGTAGATGGCACGCTGCGTGCAGAGGATCGCAAGCAGGCGATGGCGAAAGGGCTGGAGCTTGGCTCCGTATCTCTGCAACAGCTGATTATTCATCTGACGAATGGCAAAACCGAACGAAAGGCGGCTGATTGA
- a CDS encoding Glu/Leu/Phe/Val dehydrogenase dimerization domain-containing protein encodes MDGHSLSASLQGFERLDMMEDATSGLKAIIAIDQTRLGPALGGCRMWMYASEEAAILDALRLARGMTYKSALAGIPYGGGKAVIIGNPATDKSSRLFRSLGRFIERLNGRYITGMDLGTTPLDMDEILHETRHVTDVTGSLGATGHFTAEMTAYGVYIAIRTSLKQKYGSEQLQQRTVAVQGLGKVGFALCRYLHQSGAQLIVADLDNRLVQLAATQFGAAPVAVDVIHKQPCDVFAPCALGGILNDLTIPELKCQIVAGAANNQLAEPRHDALLKQAAILYAPDYAINAGGIIVTAAELDGSSASYAQSQVERIGDTLASIYGKSAGTAPGTLPPAAAADAITRKLIGL; translated from the coding sequence ATGGACGGGCATAGCTTGAGCGCAAGCTTACAGGGCTTCGAACGGCTGGATATGATGGAGGATGCAACGAGCGGACTCAAAGCGATCATTGCCATTGATCAGACTAGGCTTGGCCCTGCACTGGGTGGCTGCCGTATGTGGATGTACGCGTCAGAGGAGGCGGCCATTCTCGATGCGCTTCGACTTGCACGAGGCATGACGTATAAATCAGCGCTGGCTGGCATTCCATACGGCGGAGGCAAAGCCGTTATTATCGGCAACCCTGCCACCGACAAAAGCAGCAGGCTGTTCCGCTCACTCGGACGTTTTATCGAACGACTGAACGGGCGTTATATTACCGGGATGGATTTGGGTACTACTCCGCTGGATATGGATGAAATTCTGCATGAAACGCGCCATGTGACCGATGTTACCGGCTCGCTAGGAGCAACTGGCCATTTCACGGCGGAAATGACCGCCTATGGCGTATATATTGCAATTCGTACATCACTTAAGCAAAAATACGGCTCTGAGCAGTTGCAGCAGCGAACCGTTGCTGTTCAAGGACTTGGCAAGGTAGGCTTTGCCCTATGCCGCTATTTGCATCAATCAGGCGCACAGCTTATTGTTGCCGATTTGGATAACAGGCTGGTGCAGCTGGCAGCCACGCAATTTGGGGCTGCACCCGTCGCTGTCGATGTAATCCATAAGCAGCCTTGTGATGTTTTCGCCCCTTGCGCGCTTGGAGGCATTTTGAACGATTTAACCATCCCCGAGCTTAAGTGCCAGATCGTTGCAGGGGCAGCCAATAACCAGCTGGCTGAGCCACGCCATGATGCTTTGCTGAAGCAGGCGGCCATTCTCTATGCTCCCGATTACGCTATTAATGCTGGAGGCATTATCGTAACCGCAGCTGAGCTGGATGGCAGCTCCGCCTCCTATGCCCAAAGTCAGGTCGAACGCATCGGCGATACACTTGCCTCTATATATGGAAAGTCTGCTGGCACCGCGCCTGGCACGCTGCCGCCAGCTGCGGCCGCAGATGCCATTACGCGCAAGCTGATCGGCCTATAG
- a CDS encoding alpha/beta fold hydrolase — translation MKKHLASTIVFSLLLMAAFPAMTAAAESMRLFINGSAVSAAGEQPYKSQNTVMIPLRSTAEQLGFKVTYQKTGSEIVLEGQELSVIFRTGSRTAVVNGEKRSFDAVSVQKQGRTYVPLAFFDKALGQQASFDSGTQQISITTAQFEAEGWIKRVTELLSKGSHQKLSDDYFSSGLKAQLSVTALEQGWESIKSRAGNFVRSEDIAITGTAGEKTIIKATAAFEKASFNLTLYVNMQSKLLEAMMITPKPVDKEAPVTIVEEEVTVGEGTPYALGGTLTLPKNASGPLTAVVLVQGSSATDRDEAVSGYKPFRDIAWGLAEQGIAVLRYDKRTFVYGNSMTKEALMKMTVKEETIDDAIVAAKLLKADKRIDASKVYVVGHSLGGMLAPRIDAEGGDFAGLVLLAGSPRSLWEILYDQTQAVVAAMDDKDPAKQKNTQFIEAEYKRAQALDTLTDAQAQATTIFSIPAYYFKEMDKHPASEYAAKLTKPVLILQGKDDFQVYANKDYVLWEELFKGKSNASFKLYPGLNHFFVDYSGEGEGTVAEYNHSGSFAEEVITDIAKWLKQQT, via the coding sequence TTGAAAAAGCATTTGGCATCCACTATTGTATTTTCCCTGCTGCTCATGGCTGCTTTTCCCGCTATGACGGCCGCCGCAGAAAGCATGAGGCTGTTTATTAATGGAAGCGCCGTTTCTGCCGCAGGCGAACAGCCTTACAAATCCCAGAATACCGTCATGATCCCGCTGCGCAGCACAGCCGAGCAGCTAGGCTTTAAAGTGACTTATCAGAAAACAGGCTCCGAAATCGTGCTTGAAGGACAAGAGCTTTCCGTCATTTTCCGCACCGGGAGCAGAACCGCTGTTGTAAATGGCGAGAAACGCTCATTCGATGCCGTATCCGTTCAAAAGCAGGGACGTACTTATGTACCGCTCGCTTTTTTCGATAAGGCACTCGGGCAGCAAGCTAGCTTTGACAGCGGCACGCAGCAAATTTCCATTACGACAGCGCAGTTTGAGGCTGAAGGCTGGATCAAGCGCGTAACTGAGCTGCTAAGCAAAGGAAGCCACCAGAAGCTGTCGGATGATTATTTTTCCAGTGGTCTCAAGGCACAGCTCTCCGTAACAGCACTCGAGCAAGGATGGGAAAGCATCAAGTCACGAGCAGGCAACTTCGTTCGCTCAGAGGACATTGCCATAACTGGCACAGCTGGTGAGAAGACTATTATTAAGGCTACCGCAGCGTTTGAGAAAGCCAGCTTTAATCTGACGCTTTACGTCAACATGCAGAGCAAGCTGCTGGAAGCCATGATGATTACACCAAAGCCCGTCGATAAGGAAGCCCCCGTTACGATTGTTGAAGAAGAGGTTACTGTCGGAGAAGGCACTCCTTATGCGCTTGGCGGAACGTTGACTCTGCCGAAAAATGCCTCTGGCCCGCTGACAGCGGTCGTATTGGTTCAAGGCTCTAGCGCGACTGATCGCGATGAGGCGGTAAGCGGCTATAAGCCCTTCCGCGATATCGCTTGGGGACTTGCTGAGCAAGGGATTGCCGTACTGCGCTATGACAAACGTACATTTGTGTACGGCAATAGTATGACGAAAGAAGCATTAATGAAAATGACCGTAAAGGAAGAAACCATTGACGACGCCATAGTTGCGGCCAAGCTGCTCAAGGCGGATAAACGGATTGATGCCTCAAAGGTGTATGTAGTTGGTCATAGTCTTGGCGGTATGCTTGCACCTCGAATTGATGCGGAAGGCGGCGACTTCGCCGGACTTGTGCTGCTTGCTGGCTCGCCGCGCTCGCTGTGGGAAATCCTCTATGACCAAACTCAGGCTGTTGTTGCCGCTATGGATGATAAAGACCCAGCCAAGCAGAAGAATACCCAGTTCATTGAAGCCGAATACAAGAGGGCACAAGCACTGGATACGTTGACCGATGCGCAGGCGCAGGCGACGACGATTTTCTCGATTCCCGCCTACTATTTCAAAGAAATGGATAAACATCCCGCCAGCGAATATGCTGCAAAATTAACGAAGCCTGTGCTTATCCTGCAAGGCAAGGACGATTTCCAAGTGTATGCGAATAAAGACTATGTGCTGTGGGAGGAACTGTTCAAAGGAAAATCGAATGCTTCCTTCAAGCTGTATCCGGGCCTTAACCACTTTTTCGTAGATTACAGCGGCGAAGGAGAAGGTACAGTAGCGGAATACAACCATTCTGGCAGCTTCGCTGAAGAGGTTATTACCGATATCGCCAAGTGGCTGAAGCAGCAGACCTAG
- a CDS encoding ABC transporter substrate-binding protein, whose protein sequence is MFSRFKGITSAVSILLLVILLSACGSEAAPDAATNGAVGGNSDAAVEEAKQGGAGQAGSEAAFPRTITHVKGETVIDAKPKKVAVTYFPYADQLFAIGEQDVVSGVVGYRSLKAFPAYEVFLQGDAVADLGDEVDLEKIMALEPDVIIASDGDEKTYEQLAKIGKTVVITQTEDWQDTIVKIAEVLGEEDKAKQYIDGYNAKLKEVAAMAENTGIQGKEAMFVMMWSKGFYYFGGSRLSPYYEGIGFSKFKDMKDWGEINLEGVSEVDPDYLFVAEDYTGTAELTMKDLEGNAVWNSLKAVKDGHVYVVNTEIVGPLAMGQSNGLDFMEKLLKGE, encoded by the coding sequence ATGTTTAGTAGATTTAAAGGGATAACAAGCGCGGTTAGTATTTTGCTGCTGGTGATTTTACTTTCAGCTTGCGGAAGTGAAGCAGCTCCTGATGCAGCGACTAACGGAGCAGTGGGCGGCAATAGCGATGCGGCTGTGGAGGAGGCTAAGCAAGGCGGTGCTGGTCAAGCTGGCAGCGAAGCAGCCTTTCCAAGGACGATTACGCATGTGAAAGGCGAGACAGTCATTGATGCGAAGCCGAAGAAGGTCGCCGTTACCTATTTCCCTTATGCGGATCAACTGTTCGCAATTGGCGAGCAGGATGTAGTTAGCGGTGTCGTTGGGTATAGATCACTTAAAGCTTTTCCGGCATATGAGGTATTTCTACAGGGGGATGCGGTTGCAGATCTTGGCGACGAGGTCGATTTGGAGAAGATAATGGCGCTTGAGCCAGACGTCATTATTGCTTCTGATGGGGACGAGAAGACGTATGAGCAGCTTGCGAAGATTGGAAAGACGGTTGTCATAACGCAAACGGAAGACTGGCAGGATACCATTGTCAAAATTGCGGAGGTTTTAGGCGAGGAGGACAAGGCAAAGCAGTATATTGATGGCTATAATGCAAAGCTGAAGGAAGTAGCAGCTATGGCTGAAAATACAGGTATTCAAGGTAAAGAGGCGATGTTTGTAATGATGTGGAGCAAAGGCTTCTATTATTTTGGCGGCAGCCGCCTGAGTCCATATTATGAGGGTATCGGCTTCAGCAAGTTCAAGGATATGAAGGATTGGGGAGAAATCAATCTGGAAGGTGTCAGCGAAGTCGATCCGGATTATCTTTTTGTCGCAGAGGATTATACGGGAACAGCAGAGCTGACGATGAAGGATCTTGAGGGAAATGCGGTATGGAACAGCCTTAAGGCGGTTAAAGACGGGCATGTTTATGTCGTAAATACAGAAATCGTAGGGCCGCTCGCCATGGGACAATCCAATGGACTCGATTTTATGGAGAAGCTGCTTAAGGGCGAATGA